In Flavobacterium endoglycinae, one DNA window encodes the following:
- a CDS encoding SphA family protein: MKTKFNAVRRITKTIITLSILLFSCFGYAQLKGGHILGAMGLQSGTQAPANTLSVYVPGYLYDACTLRDANGDESIANPDITMFITGAGAAYVSDFKILGANYGASILVAFASNTIQGNSVDAKNSLAFTDMFVQPVQLGWHNKRADFLFSYQLYIPTGRFKAGASDNAGLGMFMNEFSAGTTLYFNDKKTFHFSALAAYEINGKKKDTDIKTGDILSVEGGLGKTFYMMNAEKTAPKGILNAGLIYYLQYKLTNDKIPVGNIVLEPDKDRIGGIGAEANYFHIGSKTSAGLRWISEFGAHSRFQGNTFFLTLAHVFSLAKEKKE; this comes from the coding sequence ATGAAAACAAAATTTAATGCAGTAAGACGAATAACAAAAACTATAATTACGCTTTCAATATTACTTTTTTCGTGCTTCGGATACGCGCAATTAAAAGGCGGACACATATTAGGAGCAATGGGACTTCAGTCAGGAACCCAAGCACCCGCCAATACTTTAAGTGTGTATGTACCGGGATATTTGTATGATGCCTGTACCTTACGCGATGCTAATGGAGACGAATCGATTGCCAATCCTGACATTACCATGTTTATAACAGGAGCTGGAGCAGCTTATGTAAGCGATTTTAAAATTTTAGGAGCCAATTACGGAGCCAGTATTTTAGTCGCTTTTGCTTCAAATACCATACAAGGAAATTCTGTTGATGCCAAAAATTCACTTGCTTTTACAGATATGTTTGTTCAACCTGTACAACTAGGCTGGCATAACAAAAGAGCTGATTTTCTATTTAGTTATCAATTATATATTCCAACCGGACGATTCAAAGCAGGAGCTTCAGACAATGCCGGATTAGGAATGTTTATGAATGAATTTTCAGCAGGAACGACCTTGTATTTTAATGATAAAAAGACATTTCATTTCTCTGCTTTGGCCGCTTACGAAATCAATGGTAAAAAGAAAGATACCGACATAAAAACTGGAGATATTTTAAGTGTTGAAGGTGGTCTTGGAAAAACATTCTACATGATGAATGCCGAAAAAACGGCACCAAAAGGAATCCTTAACGCAGGATTGATTTACTATTTGCAATACAAACTTACAAACGATAAAATACCAGTTGGAAATATAGTTTTAGAACCAGACAAAGACCGTATTGGCGGTATTGGTGCCGAAGCCAATTATTTTCATATTGGCTCTAAAACTTCGGCAGGATTACGTTGGATTTCAGAATTTGGCGCCCACAGCCGTTTTCAAGGAAATACATTCTTCCTCACTCTGGCACACGTATTTAGTCTGGCAAAAGAAAAAAAAGAATAA
- a CDS encoding DUF2252 domain-containing protein, whose translation MADKIKETTEHIFDPAISKAERYAKGALIRKETPLESHKEWRSFKNRKDPVDILIETSVGRVENLLPIRYSRMMESPFTFYRGAAAIMAADLVHTPISGINLQLCGDCHLMNFGGFATPERKLVFDINDFDETFPGPWEWDVKRLAASFVVAGRWRKFSNKICKELAWHVVDSYKRHMQEYSKLSALQIWYADIDLAELIDLGHDKEIKEFHQKRIKKAAEYTAHEKEFAKMTYQDGDRARIKDDPPLIFHPAESEGRQILKDAEIVHKRYIESLSDDKQILLSRYSLNDVAVKVVGVGSVGTVCGISLLMSATGEPIFLQFKEARKSVLEPYVKTQSKYHHQGERIVMGQKLMQSASDLFLGWTNDDKNRFFYIRQLRDAKVKPVLEIMKPKNMADYAKACGWALSRAHARSGDPSIISGYIGDTNKFAEAVSEFSVLYADQNEQDYHKMLEAIKQGRLPIATEI comes from the coding sequence ATGGCTGACAAAATTAAAGAAACCACAGAACATATATTTGATCCCGCAATATCAAAAGCGGAACGTTATGCCAAAGGGGCTTTAATAAGAAAAGAAACGCCTTTGGAATCACATAAAGAATGGCGTTCTTTTAAAAATAGAAAAGATCCGGTAGATATTTTAATTGAAACCAGCGTAGGGAGAGTAGAAAATTTATTGCCTATACGTTACAGCCGAATGATGGAATCACCATTTACCTTTTATAGAGGTGCAGCGGCAATAATGGCGGCAGATCTGGTACATACGCCAATTTCTGGAATTAATCTTCAGCTTTGCGGAGATTGTCATTTAATGAATTTTGGAGGATTTGCAACTCCCGAGCGCAAACTGGTTTTTGATATTAACGATTTTGATGAAACTTTTCCTGGACCGTGGGAATGGGATGTAAAAAGATTAGCGGCCAGTTTTGTAGTTGCAGGGCGATGGCGGAAATTCTCAAACAAAATCTGTAAAGAACTCGCTTGGCATGTTGTCGACAGTTATAAAAGACATATGCAGGAATACAGTAAATTATCGGCGCTGCAAATATGGTATGCAGATATTGATCTGGCAGAATTAATTGACTTAGGCCATGACAAGGAAATCAAAGAATTTCATCAGAAACGAATAAAAAAAGCAGCCGAATATACAGCGCATGAAAAAGAATTTGCAAAAATGACGTATCAAGATGGAGACAGAGCCAGAATTAAAGACGATCCTCCTTTAATATTTCACCCAGCAGAAAGTGAAGGAAGACAGATTTTAAAAGATGCAGAAATAGTTCATAAACGCTATATCGAATCACTTTCAGATGATAAACAGATTTTGTTGAGCCGATATTCGCTCAATGATGTAGCCGTAAAAGTGGTAGGTGTAGGAAGTGTTGGAACCGTTTGTGGCATTAGTTTACTCATGTCTGCTACTGGAGAACCTATCTTTTTGCAATTTAAAGAAGCGAGAAAAAGCGTTTTGGAGCCGTATGTAAAAACCCAGTCAAAATACCATCATCAGGGTGAAAGAATTGTTATGGGACAAAAACTCATGCAGTCTGCTTCAGACCTTTTTTTAGGATGGACAAACGATGATAAAAACCGGTTTTTTTATATCCGTCAGCTTCGCGATGCAAAAGTGAAACCAGTTCTTGAAATTATGAAACCCAAAAATATGGCAGATTATGCAAAAGCCTGCGGATGGGCGCTTTCAAGAGCACATGCACGATCAGGAGATCCGTCTATTATATCGGGTTACATAGGCGACACCAATAAATTTGCTGAAGCAGTTTCAGAATTCTCGGTTTTATATGCTGATCAAAATGAACAAGATTATCATAAAATGCTAGAAGCCATCAAACAAGGACGACTACCTATCGCGACAGAAATCTAA
- a CDS encoding DUF4136 domain-containing protein gives MNIKRTSLRIIPMVLLGLVYSCSPTVKVTSDYDHSANFSEYKTFAVYDLRAQEGQVNQLNVDRVTKAIRNEMLAKGFTESSNPDLKVNAVSILKNRTSVSANTDFYGYGGMYRPYGYWGGGAMMGSANTTFNTYNYLDGSLVIDVVSAKTQKLVWQGIGNAEIDSKPDNPEEFINSSIKKILADFPPGTVKK, from the coding sequence ATGAATATTAAAAGAACAAGTCTTCGCATTATTCCAATGGTACTATTGGGATTAGTTTACAGCTGTTCCCCAACAGTAAAAGTAACTTCAGATTATGACCATTCTGCCAATTTCAGCGAATATAAAACTTTTGCTGTTTACGATTTAAGAGCACAGGAAGGTCAGGTAAATCAATTAAATGTAGATCGTGTTACCAAAGCGATTCGAAACGAAATGCTGGCAAAAGGTTTCACAGAATCTTCAAACCCTGATTTAAAAGTAAATGCTGTTTCGATTTTAAAAAACAGAACTTCAGTTAGCGCCAATACCGATTTTTATGGATATGGCGGTATGTACAGACCTTACGGATATTGGGGCGGAGGTGCCATGATGGGAAGTGCCAATACCACATTCAATACCTATAACTATCTTGACGGCTCATTGGTAATCGATGTTGTATCTGCAAAAACACAAAAATTGGTTTGGCAGGGAATAGGAAATGCCGAAATAGACAGTAAACCCGATAATCCCGAAGAGTTCATAAACAGCTCGATCAAGAAAATTTTAGCCGATTTTCCTCCCGGAACGGTGAAAAAATAG
- a CDS encoding BamA/TamA family outer membrane protein, which translates to MKNKHSDFLKQNRKYFLKIVFGFAFCLFSFQAVNAQKQHPHISVKDSLDGAFDLSDYIIYAHGFIVVPTVITEPALGGIGGAIVPVFLKKHAPVVDENGKKRFINPDITGGIGMYTGNKSWMAGAFRSGTLIKSKILYRVMAGYGDMNISFYANNLPNQNDQEFKLNFRSTILYTQWLKQFNNPKWSAGPQYLFLNSKINLPDFNLPPPFVDPKDIKSTISQLGGAIQFDGRDNIFTPDKGIRLQSDFFWSDKILGSDYNAWRLNLSAIGYYPLTKKLIGGLRVEGEQAFGSPPFYLLPGINLRGIPAARYQGKTSIVTEAELRWDLYRRWSLMGYGGLASAFNDWDQAFAKPVVYSYGTGFRYLLARKFKLRMGVDVARGPEDWAYYIVFGSNWLR; encoded by the coding sequence ATGAAAAATAAACACTCAGATTTTCTTAAACAAAACAGAAAATATTTCCTGAAAATAGTTTTTGGATTTGCTTTTTGTCTTTTTTCATTTCAGGCAGTAAATGCTCAGAAACAGCATCCGCATATAAGTGTAAAAGATTCTCTTGATGGAGCTTTTGATTTAAGTGATTACATTATTTATGCACATGGATTTATTGTTGTTCCTACTGTAATTACAGAACCTGCTTTGGGCGGCATTGGCGGTGCCATAGTTCCTGTATTCTTAAAAAAACACGCTCCGGTTGTAGATGAAAACGGTAAAAAGCGTTTTATAAATCCTGATATCACAGGCGGAATAGGAATGTACACTGGAAACAAAAGCTGGATGGCAGGAGCATTTCGTTCGGGAACGCTTATTAAATCTAAGATTTTGTATCGTGTTATGGCGGGTTATGGAGATATGAACATTTCATTTTACGCTAATAATCTGCCCAATCAAAACGATCAGGAATTTAAACTCAATTTCAGGTCTACCATATTATATACACAATGGCTCAAACAATTTAACAATCCAAAGTGGAGCGCAGGACCTCAATATCTTTTTTTAAACTCAAAAATAAACCTGCCAGACTTTAATCTTCCGCCGCCTTTTGTAGATCCAAAAGATATTAAAAGTACCATAAGCCAGCTGGGAGGAGCCATTCAGTTTGACGGACGCGACAATATATTTACACCAGACAAAGGAATTCGGCTTCAGTCTGACTTTTTTTGGTCAGATAAAATATTAGGAAGTGATTACAATGCCTGGCGACTGAATTTATCGGCAATAGGATATTATCCATTAACTAAAAAATTAATCGGCGGGCTTAGGGTAGAAGGAGAGCAGGCGTTTGGGAGTCCGCCTTTTTATCTTTTGCCGGGAATCAATTTAAGAGGAATTCCGGCAGCCAGATATCAGGGAAAAACAAGTATTGTTACCGAAGCCGAATTGCGATGGGATTTGTACCGAAGATGGAGCCTGATGGGATACGGTGGTCTTGCAAGTGCTTTTAACGATTGGGATCAGGCTTTTGCAAAACCTGTTGTGTACAGTTACGGAACCGGTTTCAGGTATTTATTAGCCCGAAAATTCAAACTCAGAATGGGTGTCGACGTGGCACGCGGTCCCGAAGATTGGGCTTATTATATTGTTTTTGGAAGCAATTGGTTGAGGTAA
- the pyk gene encoding pyruvate kinase, whose amino-acid sequence MLTSKKTKIVATLGPACSTREIIKDMIDAGVNVFRINFSHADYEGVKEKINIIRGLNEEFGYTTAILGDLQGPKLRVGVMEEGTVVHDGDLITFTTAEDIIGTSQRVFMKYQNFPNDVNEGERILLDDGKLIFEIVSTDKKSEVVAKVIQGGELKSKKGVNLPNTKISLPALTEKDIADAIFAIEQKVDWIALSFVKTPRDLQDLQELIAKHSEVKIPIVAKIEMPEALENMDKIVAYCDGLMVARGDLGVELPAHEVPLVQKDLIRRAKTARIPVIVATQMMETMITSLTPTRAEVNDVANSVMDGADAVMLSGETATGNYPVQVIQRMAQICEAVENSPLIQVPQNTPQIKTKRFVTKTVCHQAALLANEIEAKAICTLTNSGYTAFQISAWRPSTAHILVFTSNKRILTQLNLLWGVKSFYYDNEESTDDTVTDVNKIAVEKGYVTKGDYLINLAAMPIKDRGMVNTMRVSEIE is encoded by the coding sequence ATGTTAACAAGTAAGAAAACCAAAATTGTTGCTACACTTGGGCCTGCATGTAGTACAAGAGAGATTATCAAGGATATGATCGATGCAGGGGTTAATGTATTTAGAATCAATTTTTCGCATGCAGATTACGAAGGTGTAAAAGAAAAAATCAACATTATTAGAGGCCTAAATGAAGAGTTTGGTTACACTACAGCAATTCTTGGAGATTTGCAGGGACCAAAACTTAGAGTTGGTGTAATGGAAGAAGGAACTGTAGTTCACGATGGAGACTTAATTACGTTTACAACTGCAGAAGATATTATTGGAACATCTCAAAGAGTATTCATGAAATATCAAAATTTCCCGAATGATGTAAATGAAGGAGAGCGTATCTTGCTTGATGATGGTAAACTTATTTTCGAAATAGTTTCAACAGATAAAAAATCAGAGGTTGTTGCTAAAGTTATTCAAGGAGGAGAATTAAAATCTAAAAAAGGAGTTAATCTTCCAAACACTAAAATCTCTTTACCAGCTTTAACTGAAAAAGATATTGCTGATGCGATTTTTGCAATCGAACAAAAAGTAGACTGGATCGCACTTTCATTCGTAAAAACGCCACGCGATTTACAAGATTTACAAGAATTAATCGCGAAACATTCAGAAGTTAAAATTCCAATCGTTGCTAAAATTGAAATGCCAGAAGCTCTAGAGAACATGGATAAAATTGTAGCATATTGCGATGGTTTAATGGTTGCTCGTGGAGATCTTGGTGTTGAGCTTCCTGCTCATGAAGTACCATTGGTGCAAAAAGACTTAATCCGTAGAGCAAAAACCGCGAGAATTCCAGTAATTGTTGCCACTCAAATGATGGAAACAATGATTACAAGCTTAACTCCAACAAGAGCAGAAGTAAATGACGTTGCTAACTCAGTAATGGACGGTGCAGATGCTGTAATGTTATCTGGAGAAACTGCAACAGGAAACTATCCGGTACAAGTAATTCAAAGAATGGCACAAATTTGCGAAGCGGTAGAAAACTCTCCGTTAATCCAAGTGCCACAAAATACACCACAAATTAAAACAAAACGTTTCGTTACTAAAACAGTTTGCCACCAAGCGGCTTTATTAGCTAATGAAATCGAAGCTAAAGCTATTTGTACTTTAACAAACAGTGGTTACACTGCTTTCCAAATTTCAGCTTGGCGTCCTTCAACAGCACACATTTTAGTATTTACTTCAAACAAAAGAATCTTAACTCAATTAAACCTTTTATGGGGAGTTAAATCATTCTACTATGATAATGAAGAAAGTACAGATGATACAGTAACTGATGTAAATAAAATTGCTGTTGAAAAAGGATATGTAACAAAAGGAGATTACTTAATTAACCTTGCAGCAATGCCTATTAAAGATAGAGGAATGGTAAACACCATGAGAGTATCTGAGATTGAATAA
- a CDS encoding HAD family hydrolase, with amino-acid sequence MSRKIFFLFITLSVFLSCKKSDTLIAPSSDSKTSESTIIGDPLPSWNNGTLKNDIIGYVEKVTKKGSPDFIPIEDRIATFDNDGTLWAEKPYVQELFAFYRVKQMVEAKPELAKKQPFKAVIEKDKSFFEKGGEKALIELVAATHTGMTEDEFETSAKEFIASAKYPTKNIPLKQIRYQPQLELLNYLRANGFKTFIVTGGTIELVRAASADFYGIPKSQVIGTSFKYKYDGTANTIIREPALNYFNDKEGKPVSIQLHIGQRPVFACGNEGGAGDIAMLQYSQGNKYPSFQLLVNHNDSIREYSYQEKDNASLNAAAKNKWHVVDMKKDWKKIFPDH; translated from the coding sequence ATGTCTAGAAAAATATTTTTTTTGTTCATTACGTTATCCGTGTTTTTGTCATGTAAAAAATCAGATACCCTAATTGCTCCATCATCAGATAGCAAAACCTCTGAATCTACTATAATTGGAGATCCTTTGCCAAGTTGGAATAATGGAACTCTAAAGAATGACATTATCGGCTACGTAGAGAAAGTAACCAAAAAAGGAAGTCCCGATTTTATTCCTATAGAAGACAGAATTGCCACATTTGACAACGATGGCACACTATGGGCCGAAAAACCGTATGTACAAGAACTTTTTGCTTTTTACAGAGTGAAACAAATGGTAGAAGCAAAACCAGAGCTGGCAAAAAAACAGCCTTTTAAAGCAGTTATCGAAAAAGATAAATCATTTTTTGAAAAAGGAGGCGAAAAAGCGCTCATAGAATTAGTGGCAGCAACCCATACCGGAATGACCGAAGATGAGTTTGAAACCAGTGCAAAAGAATTTATTGCCAGTGCTAAATATCCCACTAAAAATATTCCGTTGAAACAAATACGGTATCAGCCTCAATTAGAACTCTTGAATTATCTGCGTGCCAACGGGTTTAAAACCTTTATTGTAACGGGAGGAACAATTGAACTAGTTCGTGCTGCATCGGCAGATTTTTATGGAATACCAAAGAGCCAAGTAATAGGAACTTCTTTTAAATATAAATATGATGGAACCGCAAACACTATTATTAGAGAACCGGCTCTAAATTATTTTAATGATAAAGAAGGAAAACCAGTAAGCATACAGCTTCACATAGGGCAAAGACCTGTTTTCGCCTGCGGTAATGAAGGCGGAGCGGGTGATATAGCTATGCTGCAATATTCGCAGGGAAATAAATATCCCTCATTTCAATTGCTTGTAAACCATAATGACTCTATTAGAGAATACAGTTATCAGGAAAAAGACAATGCTTCCTTAAATGCCGCAGCTAAAAACAAATGGCATGTGGTAGATATGAAAAAAGACTGGAAGAAAATTTTTCCAGACCATTAG
- a CDS encoding IPExxxVDY family protein: MAVHRLDLDEFDEIDYYLMAIHTSLEDYRLAYFINKNLPINLSKSKSEIHAQTKEGEANFSRFYYYDSEKAVSWNLIQNKNEIISVSTNDFQNLFSNETSEVSTTIHLLPEFKKVDYFLKIDNSEETVNFTEIQQRLNSIESIAAIYAVDTNKIKSKNNLIF, translated from the coding sequence ATGGCTGTTCATAGATTGGATTTAGACGAATTTGACGAAATTGATTATTATTTAATGGCAATTCATACTTCATTAGAAGATTACAGACTTGCTTATTTTATCAATAAAAACCTTCCGATAAACCTCAGTAAGAGCAAAAGCGAGATACATGCTCAAACTAAAGAAGGCGAGGCAAATTTTTCAAGATTTTATTATTATGATTCTGAGAAAGCTGTATCATGGAATTTGATTCAGAATAAAAATGAGATCATTTCTGTGAGTACAAATGATTTCCAGAATTTGTTTTCTAATGAAACAAGTGAGGTTTCTACAACAATTCATTTACTTCCTGAATTCAAAAAAGTAGATTATTTCCTGAAAATTGATAACAGTGAGGAAACTGTCAATTTCACGGAAATACAGCAACGATTAAATTCAATAGAAAGTATCGCTGCTATTTATGCTGTAGATACCAATAAAATAAAATCAAAAAACAATCTAATTTTTTAA
- a CDS encoding arylsulfatase: MKHINLKCGFNNAIIVLALLCFTSLSISAQSKKQPNILVLWGDDIGITNISAYSDGLMGYTTPNIDRLANEGLRFLHYYGEQSCTAGRAAFLTGQHGIRTGLTKVGFPGAPMGMSQLDPSIGGIMKSLGYATGQFGKNHVGDRNESLPTVNGFDEFFGNLYHLNAEEEPELPDYPKDPEYLKKYGPRGVLKCTATNVDDPTVDPRFGKIGKQKIEDTGALTKKRMETVDDETSAAAIDFIKRQNAAGKPFFCWFNATRMHLRTHVRAEHRGRYTHGDSEYIDGMIEHDETIGSILKALDDLGIAENTIVVYSTDNGPHMNTWPDGAMTSFRSEKNTNWEGAFRVPCIVRWPGNIKPGTVTTELMSHNDWIPTFASIAGDPNITKELLKGYNANGKTYKVHLDGFDQTDLLKGGKSHRDKFFYSDDDGLLVGLRQGDYKYVFAEQRLAGTMGVWAEPFTELRMQKIFNLYQDPYERADITSNTYWDYIINHVGAVYGAMNEVFVFAESFKEYPPRSFPPSFNPTTILNQTLQGIKTQQYVEKNILPKIKEEETASKKKK; this comes from the coding sequence ATGAAACACATCAACTTAAAATGCGGATTTAATAATGCGATTATAGTTTTAGCATTATTATGCTTTACATCTTTATCAATTTCAGCGCAAAGTAAAAAACAGCCAAATATCCTGGTACTTTGGGGTGATGATATTGGAATTACAAATATAAGTGCCTATAGCGATGGATTGATGGGCTATACCACTCCAAATATTGATCGTTTAGCCAATGAAGGACTTCGATTTTTACATTATTATGGTGAACAAAGCTGTACTGCCGGACGTGCTGCATTCCTAACAGGACAACATGGTATTCGTACAGGTCTTACAAAAGTAGGTTTCCCAGGCGCACCTATGGGTATGAGCCAGTTAGATCCTTCTATAGGAGGAATCATGAAAAGCTTAGGATATGCAACAGGACAATTTGGTAAAAACCACGTGGGTGACCGAAACGAAAGTCTGCCGACTGTAAATGGTTTCGATGAATTTTTTGGAAATCTATACCACTTAAATGCTGAAGAAGAACCAGAATTGCCGGATTATCCTAAAGATCCAGAATATTTGAAAAAATATGGTCCAAGAGGAGTTTTAAAATGTACCGCTACCAATGTAGATGATCCAACGGTTGATCCTCGCTTTGGAAAAATCGGAAAACAAAAAATTGAAGATACTGGAGCTCTTACTAAAAAAAGAATGGAAACAGTTGATGATGAAACATCTGCAGCAGCTATTGATTTTATTAAAAGACAAAATGCAGCTGGTAAACCCTTTTTCTGCTGGTTTAATGCAACCCGTATGCACCTTCGTACACACGTTAGAGCAGAACATAGAGGAAGATATACACACGGTGACAGTGAATACATTGATGGTATGATCGAGCACGACGAAACGATTGGAAGTATTCTAAAAGCATTAGACGATTTAGGAATTGCTGAAAATACCATTGTAGTGTATTCAACAGATAATGGTCCTCATATGAATACATGGCCTGATGGTGCTATGACTTCATTCCGTTCAGAAAAAAATACAAACTGGGAAGGTGCTTTTCGTGTGCCATGTATTGTACGCTGGCCAGGCAACATCAAACCTGGAACTGTAACAACAGAATTAATGAGCCATAATGACTGGATTCCAACTTTTGCTTCCATTGCAGGAGATCCAAATATTACTAAAGAGCTTTTGAAAGGATATAATGCAAACGGAAAAACCTATAAAGTACATTTGGATGGATTTGACCAAACAGATTTATTAAAAGGAGGAAAAAGCCACAGAGATAAATTTTTCTACTCTGATGATGACGGTTTATTAGTTGGTTTACGTCAAGGTGATTATAAATATGTTTTTGCAGAACAACGTTTGGCAGGAACTATGGGAGTTTGGGCAGAGCCATTCACAGAACTTCGTATGCAGAAAATATTTAACCTTTATCAAGATCCATACGAAAGAGCCGATATCACTTCAAATACCTACTGGGATTATATTATTAACCACGTAGGAGCTGTATACGGTGCCATGAACGAAGTATTTGTTTTTGCAGAATCATTTAAGGAATATCCTCCACGTTCATTCCCGCCAAGTTTTAATCCTACTACTATTTTGAATCAAACATTACAAGGTATTAAAACACAACAATACGTTGAGAAAAATATTCTTCCTAAAATAAAAGAAGAAGAAACAGCTTCAAAAAAGAAAAAATAG
- a CDS encoding helix-turn-helix domain-containing protein, translating into MIDILLSLFFFIATFAGLATSFRVLFSRKNYSKSFYLGMFLLSLALVSVYNFYLSANIFKDFPDLLVITKSFIFLAAPCSFLYVRNVLSENEKIGRYDWLHFIPFVIYFGLILLVYAGRYAESEVTNYLAAKTNNPFSILMLTIWLIYVFFQTMLILNYDLKKFRGNQLERIKVINWIKVYNLMILFLFSTLFVHHFLVRQVKFDDLSCYFLILTVLFFTMGWLYFKPQIFYNQEETFDFVSDATLVIKSKETKNNVPIINELNVEKKEEYLLKLDYVLNAKKLFLKKDFVIRDLSEETGISVHHLSNLINSEFGLHFQDYINLKRIEYFKDKINDPEWKDLSLEGMAWGSGFKSRTTCFRAFLKHTGKSPSEYFKTIRLNPAQTNAYYFK; encoded by the coding sequence ATGATCGATATATTACTTTCACTTTTCTTTTTTATAGCAACATTTGCAGGTTTGGCAACTTCGTTTAGAGTTCTCTTTTCCAGAAAAAACTATTCTAAAAGTTTCTATCTAGGCATGTTCTTACTAAGCCTCGCTTTGGTGAGTGTCTATAATTTTTATCTGTCGGCAAACATTTTTAAAGATTTTCCAGATTTACTGGTTATTACAAAATCTTTTATTTTTCTGGCAGCGCCCTGTTCCTTTTTGTATGTGCGAAATGTTCTTTCTGAAAATGAGAAAATAGGCAGATACGACTGGCTTCATTTTATTCCATTTGTAATTTATTTTGGACTAATACTTTTGGTGTATGCAGGAAGATATGCAGAGTCTGAGGTTACAAATTATCTGGCAGCAAAAACAAACAATCCTTTTTCGATTTTAATGCTCACAATCTGGCTTATCTATGTATTTTTTCAAACCATGTTGATCTTAAACTATGATTTGAAAAAGTTCAGAGGCAATCAGCTTGAAAGAATTAAAGTAATAAACTGGATTAAAGTTTATAACCTGATGATTTTGTTCCTTTTTTCTACTCTTTTTGTGCATCACTTTTTGGTACGTCAAGTTAAGTTTGATGATCTTTCCTGTTACTTTTTAATCTTGACGGTTTTATTTTTTACAATGGGCTGGCTTTATTTTAAACCGCAGATTTTTTACAATCAGGAAGAAACTTTTGATTTTGTAAGCGATGCAACATTGGTTATAAAATCAAAAGAAACCAAAAATAATGTACCCATAATCAACGAATTGAATGTAGAGAAAAAAGAAGAGTATTTGCTGAAATTAGACTACGTTTTAAATGCAAAAAAACTATTTCTAAAGAAAGATTTCGTCATTCGCGATTTATCTGAAGAAACCGGAATATCTGTGCATCATCTTTCTAATTTAATAAACTCAGAATTTGGTCTTCACTTTCAAGACTACATCAATTTAAAAAGAATCGAATATTTTAAAGATAAAATCAACGATCCCGAATGGAAAGATTTATCACTCGAAGGAATGGCGTGGGGTTCTGGATTTAAATCACGTACAACCTGTTTCAGAGCATTTTTAAAGCACACCGGAAAATCACCATCAGAATACTTTAAAACCATCAGGTTAAATCCTGCTCAAACAAACGCCTATTATTTCAAATAG